A portion of the Rhodococcus pseudokoreensis genome contains these proteins:
- the nirD gene encoding nitrite reductase small subunit NirD, with product MTVVDMNVHSASGTRFESVKSGRLEWTSACPLSQLIPGLGVAVLLRGGEQVALFLLEDGSLHAVGNIDPFGRAAVMSRGLVGDRAGEPTVASPLLKQVFSLVDGRCLDDESVRLPVYDVRVWAGVVQVHSTHA from the coding sequence ATGACCGTCGTCGACATGAACGTCCACAGTGCCAGTGGAACCAGGTTCGAAAGCGTCAAGTCAGGCCGTCTCGAATGGACGTCCGCGTGTCCGCTCAGCCAGCTGATCCCCGGTCTCGGGGTGGCGGTGCTGCTGCGGGGCGGAGAGCAGGTGGCACTGTTCCTTCTCGAGGACGGATCCCTGCACGCCGTCGGCAACATCGACCCGTTCGGGCGCGCCGCCGTGATGTCCCGCGGCCTCGTGGGAGACCGGGCCGGGGAGCCCACCGTGGCGTCGCCGCTGCTCAAGCAGGTGTTCTCGCTGGTCGACGGTCGCTGCCTCGACGACGAGTCGGTGCGGCTGCCCGTGTACGACGTGCGGGTGTGGGCCGGCGTCGTCCAGGTCCACAGCACGCACGCGTGA
- a CDS encoding FadR/GntR family transcriptional regulator produces the protein MTFGKPVRRSSLISQVTEQLRDEICSGRWAVGAKIPTEPALSELTGTGRNTVREAVQALVHTGLLERRQGSGTYVVATSDVGGTLGKYFAGAHERDVTELRQALDVTAAALAARRRTPGDITRLQSLLDERFRCWAESDTEAAVEADVTLHRAIVEASHNAVYLEFYDSLLPSIAQTVDRHVHATGAGFHDEHRHLIQAIVDGDESAATTAARDLFAELLTT, from the coding sequence ATGACCTTTGGAAAACCCGTGCGTCGCTCGAGTCTCATCTCACAGGTGACCGAGCAGTTGCGCGACGAGATCTGCAGTGGACGGTGGGCGGTGGGCGCGAAGATCCCCACCGAGCCGGCGCTGTCCGAACTCACCGGAACGGGACGCAACACCGTCCGTGAGGCAGTGCAGGCCCTCGTCCACACCGGGCTGCTGGAACGGCGGCAGGGATCGGGCACGTACGTCGTCGCGACCTCCGACGTCGGCGGCACGCTCGGCAAGTACTTCGCAGGCGCGCACGAGCGCGACGTCACGGAACTGCGGCAGGCACTGGACGTCACCGCCGCCGCCCTCGCCGCCCGGCGACGCACCCCGGGCGACATCACCCGACTGCAGAGCCTGCTCGACGAGCGGTTCCGATGCTGGGCCGAGTCCGACACCGAGGCCGCCGTCGAGGCCGACGTCACCCTGCACCGTGCGATCGTCGAGGCGAGTCACAACGCCGTGTACCTCGAGTTCTACGACTCGCTGCTGCCGTCGATCGCCCAGACCGTCGACCGGCACGTGCACGCGACGGGGGCGGGATTCCACGACGAGCACCGGCACCTGATCCAGGCGATCGTCGACGGCGACGAGTCCGCGGCGACCACTGCCGCCCGCGACCTGTTCGCCGAGCTGCTCACCACCTAG
- a CDS encoding TIGR02569 family protein, producing MSTGQPPQHVCSTFGLREVEPIPLGADWDGGWLCGDVVLSAVADHARAAWSAKVRETLEVEGVRLARPVRSTDGRYVVSGWRADTFIEGTPEPRHDEVVSMSGRLHAATSQLDRPRFLVQPPVAPWAEVDVFVAADRAAWEKIPLRSAKGAEQLETPSPDGRKSLELITGLATLRKPVTCPDQLVHGDLFGTVLFAGALAPGITDITPYWRPASWAAAVAVVDAISWGGADEALIGRWEDLPEWPQMLLRAVLFRLAVHVLHPRSTAEAFPGLARTADVVRLLL from the coding sequence GTGAGCACCGGCCAACCCCCTCAGCACGTGTGCTCCACGTTCGGCCTCCGGGAAGTCGAGCCCATCCCACTCGGTGCGGACTGGGACGGCGGGTGGCTCTGTGGAGACGTAGTCCTGTCAGCCGTCGCCGACCACGCGCGCGCCGCGTGGTCCGCCAAGGTCCGCGAGACGCTCGAGGTGGAAGGGGTGCGGCTCGCTCGTCCCGTGCGGTCCACCGACGGCAGGTACGTGGTGTCCGGGTGGCGCGCCGACACGTTCATCGAGGGCACACCCGAACCGCGTCACGACGAGGTCGTGTCGATGTCGGGGCGGTTGCACGCCGCCACCTCGCAACTCGACCGTCCCCGGTTCCTGGTGCAGCCCCCGGTCGCGCCGTGGGCGGAGGTCGACGTGTTCGTGGCGGCGGACCGGGCGGCGTGGGAGAAGATCCCGCTGCGCAGTGCGAAGGGCGCCGAACAGCTCGAGACCCCGTCCCCGGACGGCCGCAAGAGTCTCGAGCTGATCACCGGGCTGGCGACGCTGCGCAAGCCCGTCACGTGCCCGGATCAGCTCGTCCACGGCGACCTGTTCGGCACCGTTCTGTTCGCCGGTGCGCTGGCGCCGGGGATCACCGACATCACGCCGTACTGGCGTCCGGCGTCCTGGGCGGCGGCGGTGGCGGTGGTGGACGCCATCTCCTGGGGCGGGGCCGACGAGGCCCTCATCGGGCGGTGGGAAGACCTGCCCGAGTGGCCGCAGATGCTGCTGCGGGCGGTGCTGTTCCGGCTCGCCGTCCACGTGCTGCACCCGCGGTCGACCGCGGAGGCGTTCCCCGGACTCGCCCGCACCGCCGACGTGGTGCGTCTCCTGCTCTAG
- a CDS encoding sirohydrochlorin chelatase: MNETALVLVAHGTRSPRGVEMIAALADAVAEQVGPTRVSFVDVLGPSPAEVLRDITGPAVVVPAFLASGYHVHTDVPREVADSGHPSVAVTRALGPDPVLADVLLRRLVDAGWRPGDAVVLAAAGSSDPRALRDVRRAAAMLSELVASRVRIGYVATAQPRVPDVVAGLRADGEQRVFIASYLLAHGLFHARLADAGADGVAEPLGVDPAIVDLVADRYRSGIPAAVRALSYQR, translated from the coding sequence ATGAACGAGACAGCACTGGTACTGGTGGCACACGGAACGCGGAGTCCCCGGGGCGTGGAGATGATCGCCGCGCTCGCCGACGCTGTCGCCGAGCAGGTCGGACCCACCCGAGTGTCTTTCGTGGACGTTCTCGGGCCTTCACCCGCCGAGGTGCTCCGCGACATCACCGGGCCCGCCGTCGTGGTGCCGGCGTTCCTCGCGTCGGGCTACCACGTCCACACCGACGTTCCGCGGGAGGTCGCCGACAGCGGCCATCCCTCCGTCGCCGTGACCCGGGCTCTGGGACCGGACCCCGTTCTCGCGGACGTCCTGCTGCGGCGTCTCGTCGACGCGGGCTGGCGGCCCGGCGACGCGGTCGTGCTCGCCGCGGCCGGCTCGTCCGACCCCCGGGCGCTCCGCGACGTCCGGCGCGCCGCGGCGATGCTGTCGGAACTCGTCGCGTCGAGGGTCCGGATCGGCTACGTGGCGACCGCGCAGCCGCGCGTCCCCGACGTGGTCGCCGGATTGCGGGCCGACGGCGAGCAGCGGGTGTTCATCGCGTCGTATCTCCTGGCCCACGGACTGTTCCACGCCCGCCTCGCCGATGCCGGTGCGGACGGGGTGGCCGAGCCGCTCGGCGTCGATCCGGCGATCGTCGATCTCGTCGCGGACCGCTACCGCAGCGGAATCCCGGCCGCGGTGCGCGCACTGTCGTACCAGCGCTGA
- the moeZ gene encoding adenylyltransferase/sulfurtransferase MoeZ: MKTTEALPPLVEPDAELSRDEVARYSRHLIIPDVGMAGQKRLKNAKVLVIGAGGLGSPALLYLAAAGVGTLGIVEFDEVDMSNLQRQVIHGRSDVGRPKGESARDSIREINDNVDVRLHEFRLEPDNAVELFEQYDLILDGTDNFATRYLVNDAAVLAHKPYVWGSIYRFEGQASVFWEDAPNGRGLNYRDLYPEAPPPGMVPSCAEGGVLGVLCASIGSIMATEAVKLITGIGESLLGRLMVYDALDMTYRTIALRRDPARTPVTELIDYDAFCGVVSDEGQAAAAGSTITATELRDLLDSGKEIELIDVREPVEWDIVHLPGAVLIPKDRILSGEALSELPQNKPIVLHCKTGVRSAEALAALKKAGFSDATHLQGGVIAWAKQVDTSLPVY; encoded by the coding sequence GTGAAGACCACCGAGGCGCTGCCGCCGCTGGTGGAACCGGACGCCGAACTTTCCCGCGACGAGGTGGCGCGGTACAGCAGGCACCTGATCATTCCCGACGTCGGCATGGCCGGCCAGAAGCGCCTGAAGAACGCGAAGGTCCTCGTCATCGGCGCGGGCGGCCTCGGCTCACCGGCGCTGCTGTACCTCGCCGCCGCCGGGGTCGGGACGCTCGGCATCGTCGAGTTCGACGAGGTCGACATGTCGAATCTGCAACGCCAGGTGATCCACGGCCGCTCCGACGTGGGCCGCCCCAAGGGGGAGAGTGCGCGCGACTCGATCCGCGAGATCAACGACAACGTCGACGTCCGGTTGCACGAGTTCCGGCTCGAGCCCGACAACGCCGTCGAACTGTTCGAGCAGTACGACCTGATCCTCGACGGCACCGACAACTTCGCCACCCGGTACCTAGTCAACGACGCTGCCGTCCTCGCGCACAAGCCGTACGTGTGGGGCTCGATCTACCGCTTCGAAGGCCAGGCGTCCGTGTTCTGGGAGGACGCGCCGAACGGCCGCGGACTCAACTACCGCGATCTGTACCCGGAGGCGCCCCCGCCGGGGATGGTGCCGTCGTGCGCCGAGGGCGGCGTGCTCGGTGTGCTGTGCGCGTCGATCGGCTCGATCATGGCCACCGAGGCGGTCAAGCTGATCACCGGCATCGGCGAATCGCTGCTCGGACGGCTGATGGTCTACGACGCGCTCGACATGACGTACCGCACCATCGCGTTGCGCCGGGATCCGGCGCGGACTCCCGTCACCGAACTGATCGACTACGACGCGTTCTGCGGGGTGGTGTCCGACGAGGGGCAGGCCGCGGCGGCCGGTTCGACGATCACGGCCACGGAGCTGCGCGACCTCCTCGACTCCGGCAAGGAGATCGAACTGATCGACGTGCGCGAGCCCGTCGAATGGGACATCGTGCACCTCCCCGGTGCGGTGCTGATCCCCAAGGACCGCATCCTGTCGGGGGAGGCGCTGTCGGAGCTCCCGCAGAACAAGCCGATCGTGCTGCACTGCAAGACCGGCGTCCGGTCGGCGGAGGCGCTGGCCGCGCTGAAGAAGGCCGGGTTCTCCGACGCGACCCATCTGCAGGGCGGCGTGATCGCGTGGGCGAAGCAGGTGGACACGAGCCTGCCCGTCTACTGA
- a CDS encoding uroporphyrinogen-III synthase → MNDATPLCGFTIGITASRRAEEFATLLTRRGATVVHAPAIRIIPLADDTELERVTRQIIDNPPEIVVATTGIGFRGWMEAADGWGEAEELGRALASSRLLARGPKAKGAIRAADLREEWSPASESSAEVLDHLLGEGVEGKRIAVQLHGATTEWEPVADFCEVLRCAGADVIAVPVYRWTPLEDQAPMDRMIELIASGGLDAVSFTSAPAVASLLTRAKETGMIEMVLHSFRHRVLAACVGPVTAGPLRELEVPTTMPARSRLGALARHIADELPRRANKIHTAGHELSIRGGCVVVDGEVRQLPPAAMSLMRTLGARPGRVVPRDELLAALPGGGGDTHAVETAVARLRASLGAPKAVQTVVKRGYRLALDPVDCADSREEGQQ, encoded by the coding sequence GTGAACGACGCGACGCCGCTGTGCGGGTTCACGATCGGGATCACGGCGTCCCGGCGTGCGGAAGAGTTCGCCACGCTGCTGACGCGGCGGGGTGCCACCGTGGTGCACGCTCCGGCCATCCGCATCATCCCGTTGGCCGACGACACGGAACTCGAGCGCGTCACGCGCCAGATCATCGACAACCCGCCGGAGATCGTCGTCGCGACCACCGGGATCGGTTTCCGCGGCTGGATGGAGGCCGCGGACGGCTGGGGTGAAGCGGAGGAGCTGGGCCGGGCGTTGGCCTCCAGCCGGCTGTTGGCCCGCGGACCCAAGGCAAAGGGGGCGATCCGGGCGGCGGACCTGCGGGAAGAGTGGTCACCCGCGTCGGAGTCGTCGGCCGAAGTACTCGATCACCTCCTCGGCGAGGGTGTTGAAGGCAAGCGCATCGCGGTCCAGTTGCACGGCGCCACCACGGAATGGGAGCCGGTTGCGGACTTCTGTGAGGTGCTCCGCTGTGCGGGCGCCGACGTGATCGCCGTCCCCGTCTACCGGTGGACGCCGCTCGAGGACCAGGCCCCGATGGACCGGATGATCGAACTGATCGCCTCCGGCGGTCTCGACGCGGTCAGCTTCACCAGCGCACCGGCGGTGGCCTCGCTGCTGACCCGCGCCAAGGAGACCGGAATGATCGAGATGGTGCTGCACTCGTTCCGGCACCGGGTGCTCGCCGCCTGCGTCGGACCGGTCACCGCCGGACCGCTCCGCGAACTCGAGGTTCCGACGACGATGCCGGCACGCTCGCGGCTCGGTGCGCTCGCCCGGCACATCGCCGACGAGCTGCCGCGGCGGGCGAACAAGATTCACACCGCCGGACACGAGCTGAGCATCCGCGGCGGATGCGTCGTCGTCGACGGCGAGGTGCGTCAGCTGCCGCCCGCCGCGATGTCGCTGATGCGCACGCTCGGCGCCCGGCCCGGCCGGGTCGTCCCCCGGGACGAACTGCTCGCCGCACTGCCCGGTGGTGGCGGCGACACCCACGCGGTGGAGACGGCAGTGGCCAGACTGCGCGCGTCCCTGGGCGCACCCAAGGCAGTCCAGACGGTGGTCAAGCGGGGATACCGCCTCGCGCTCGATCCCGTCGACTGCGCCGATTCACGTGAGGAGGGACAGCAATGA
- a CDS encoding MFS transporter: MKKHYIEHWDAEDVDAWEAGGKDIAKRNLIWSVVAEHVGFSVWSIWSVMVLFMPTDVFGIDAAGKFFLVAVPTLVGSILRIPYTVATARFGGRNWTVFSALVLFVPTLFTLYLMMNPGASYTTFILVAALAGVGGGNFASSMTNINAFYPQRLKGWALGLNAGGGNIGVPVIQVVGLLVIATVGNTDPWIVCAVYLVFIAVAAVGAALFMDNLGNQKSDLRAMAKALKFSDSWVIAFLYIGTFGSFIGFSFAFGQVLQINFLAGGATPAAAALHAAQIAFIGPLLGSIARPMGGKLADRIGGGKITLYTFVAMALAAAVLVTAGTVDDGTPGAATAGVLVAFVFGFITLILLAGIGNGSVYKMIPSIFEAKAQGLEGVSREAKAAWSRAMSGALIGFAGAIGGLGGVGINLVLRASYGGTAKSATMAFWVFLAFYLACILVTWFVFLRRPSVTRGLPVTDGDDEKVSVSA; encoded by the coding sequence GTGAAGAAGCACTACATCGAGCACTGGGACGCGGAAGACGTCGACGCCTGGGAGGCGGGCGGCAAGGACATCGCCAAGCGGAACCTGATCTGGTCGGTAGTCGCTGAGCACGTCGGCTTCTCCGTCTGGTCGATCTGGTCCGTCATGGTGCTGTTCATGCCGACCGACGTCTTCGGGATCGACGCGGCGGGCAAGTTCTTCCTCGTCGCCGTCCCCACTCTCGTCGGCTCGATCCTGCGGATCCCGTACACGGTCGCGACGGCCCGCTTCGGTGGCCGCAACTGGACCGTCTTCAGCGCCCTCGTCCTGTTCGTCCCGACGCTGTTCACCCTCTACCTGATGATGAACCCGGGGGCGTCGTACACGACGTTCATCCTCGTCGCGGCACTCGCCGGCGTCGGCGGCGGCAACTTCGCCTCGTCGATGACGAACATCAACGCGTTCTACCCGCAGCGGCTCAAGGGCTGGGCACTCGGTCTCAACGCGGGCGGCGGCAACATCGGTGTCCCGGTGATCCAGGTCGTCGGTCTGCTCGTGATCGCCACCGTGGGCAACACGGACCCCTGGATCGTGTGCGCCGTCTACCTGGTCTTCATCGCCGTCGCCGCGGTCGGAGCGGCCCTGTTCATGGACAACCTCGGCAACCAGAAGTCCGATCTCCGGGCGATGGCCAAGGCGCTGAAGTTCTCCGACTCGTGGGTGATCGCCTTCCTCTACATCGGCACGTTCGGATCGTTCATCGGATTCAGCTTCGCGTTCGGCCAGGTGCTGCAGATCAACTTCCTCGCCGGTGGCGCCACGCCCGCCGCGGCCGCACTGCACGCCGCGCAGATCGCCTTCATCGGACCGCTGCTCGGCTCCATCGCCCGCCCGATGGGCGGCAAGCTCGCCGACCGCATCGGCGGCGGCAAGATCACGCTGTACACGTTCGTCGCCATGGCGCTCGCCGCCGCAGTGCTGGTGACCGCGGGCACCGTCGACGACGGCACGCCCGGCGCGGCCACCGCAGGAGTACTGGTGGCGTTCGTGTTCGGCTTCATCACCCTGATCCTGCTGGCCGGCATCGGGAACGGCTCGGTCTACAAGATGATCCCGTCGATCTTCGAGGCCAAGGCGCAGGGGCTCGAAGGCGTCAGCCGAGAGGCCAAGGCGGCGTGGTCGCGGGCGATGTCCGGGGCCCTCATCGGATTCGCCGGCGCCATCGGCGGCCTCGGCGGCGTCGGAATCAACCTGGTGCTCCGCGCGTCCTACGGCGGCACCGCGAAGTCGGCGACCATGGCGTTCTGGGTGTTCCTCGCCTTCTACCTCGCCTGCATCCTCGTCACCTGGTTCGTCTTCCTGCGCCGCCCGTCCGTCACCCGTGGTCTCCCCGTCACCGACGGCGACGACGAAAAGGTGTCCGTCTCGGCGTGA
- the nirB gene encoding nitrite reductase large subunit NirB, with product MSRKSAVVIGHGMVGHRFVEALRARDESDDWSVTVLCEEPLPAYDRVGLSSYVGAWDPKELALAGNDYPDDALVDLRIGRRAATIDRESRKVTTDSGEVVGYDALVMATGSYPFVPPIPGHDRPECFVYRTLADLDGIRKRADAAGPGAVGVVVGGGLLGLEAANALKLMGMTPHVVEFAPRLMPLQVDEGGGALLANLVTDLGLTVHTGVGTAGITEGPDGISVELSDGSVIEAALLVFSAGVRPQDQLARDAGLEVGERGGIITDLGCRTSDENIYAVGECAAVEGRCYGLVAPGYTTAEIVADRLLGGAAEFPGADLSTKLKLMGVDVASFGDAHAQTPGALEVVLSDAAKGTYAKLVVSDDAKTLLGGILVGDASAYASLRPLVGRELPGDPASLISPAGEKPGAGSLPDDAEVCSCNGVTKGSICGAIADGACDIAQVKSCTNAGTTCGGCLPTIKQLLASSGVVMSKALCEHFEQSRAELFEIVQATDTRTFSALISKYGTGSGCDICKPVVASILASTDSDHILHRNQAGLQDTNDHFLANIQKNGTYSVVPRMPGGECTPEQLIVIGEVARDFGLYTKVTGGQRIDLFGARVEQLPAIWKRLVDAGMESGQAYGKSLRTVKSCVGSTWCRYGVQDSVGMAVDLENRYRGLRSPHKIKFGVSGCARECAEARGKDVGVIATENGWNLYVGGNGGQSPKHAQLLAGGLDDETLIRYIDRYLMFYIRTADRLQRTAPWVDSLDGGLDHLKAVVCEDSLGIAAELEAAMAKHVLGYKDEWAGVLEDPEKLSRFVSFVNAPDEADPTVAFDDTGVRKVPVLMGMPKFAASTSE from the coding sequence ATGAGCCGCAAGTCAGCAGTGGTCATCGGACACGGAATGGTCGGACATCGATTCGTCGAGGCGTTGCGGGCACGCGACGAGTCGGACGACTGGTCGGTGACGGTGCTCTGCGAGGAGCCCCTCCCCGCGTACGACCGAGTGGGACTGTCTTCCTACGTGGGGGCGTGGGATCCCAAGGAGCTTGCGCTCGCGGGTAACGACTACCCGGACGACGCCCTCGTCGACCTCCGGATCGGCCGCAGGGCCGCGACCATCGACCGGGAGTCCCGCAAGGTCACCACCGATTCGGGTGAGGTCGTCGGGTACGACGCCCTCGTCATGGCCACCGGTTCGTATCCGTTCGTGCCGCCGATCCCCGGCCACGACCGGCCGGAGTGCTTCGTCTACCGCACGCTCGCCGACCTCGACGGCATCCGGAAGCGTGCCGACGCGGCCGGTCCCGGCGCCGTCGGTGTCGTGGTCGGCGGCGGCCTGCTCGGACTCGAGGCCGCGAACGCCCTCAAGTTGATGGGCATGACCCCGCACGTGGTCGAGTTCGCCCCCCGGCTGATGCCGCTGCAGGTCGACGAGGGCGGCGGCGCGCTGCTCGCCAACCTCGTGACCGACCTGGGCCTCACCGTCCACACGGGCGTCGGCACCGCGGGAATCACCGAGGGCCCGGACGGGATCAGCGTCGAACTGTCCGACGGCTCGGTGATCGAGGCTGCGCTGCTGGTGTTCTCCGCGGGTGTGCGGCCGCAGGACCAGCTGGCCCGCGACGCGGGACTCGAGGTCGGCGAGCGGGGCGGGATCATCACCGATCTCGGTTGCCGCACGTCGGACGAGAACATCTACGCGGTCGGCGAGTGCGCCGCGGTGGAGGGCCGGTGCTACGGCCTCGTCGCTCCCGGCTACACCACCGCGGAGATCGTCGCGGACCGGTTGCTGGGCGGGGCGGCGGAGTTCCCGGGCGCCGACCTGTCGACCAAGCTCAAGCTGATGGGTGTGGACGTCGCCAGCTTCGGCGACGCCCACGCTCAGACCCCCGGCGCGCTGGAGGTGGTTCTCAGCGACGCCGCCAAGGGCACCTACGCCAAGCTCGTCGTGTCCGACGACGCGAAGACGCTGCTCGGCGGCATCCTCGTCGGCGACGCCTCCGCGTACGCGTCGCTGCGACCCCTCGTCGGCCGCGAACTGCCCGGCGATCCGGCCTCGCTCATCTCGCCCGCGGGGGAGAAGCCCGGCGCCGGATCCCTGCCCGACGACGCCGAGGTGTGCTCCTGCAACGGCGTCACCAAGGGCTCGATCTGCGGGGCCATCGCCGACGGCGCCTGCGACATCGCGCAGGTCAAGAGTTGCACCAACGCCGGAACCACGTGCGGTGGCTGCCTGCCGACCATCAAGCAGCTGCTCGCGTCGTCCGGAGTGGTGATGTCGAAGGCGCTGTGCGAGCACTTCGAGCAGTCCCGCGCCGAGCTGTTCGAGATCGTGCAGGCCACCGACACGCGCACGTTCTCCGCGCTGATCTCGAAGTACGGAACGGGCTCGGGCTGCGACATCTGCAAGCCCGTCGTCGCGTCGATCCTGGCGTCCACCGACTCGGACCACATCCTGCACCGCAACCAGGCGGGACTGCAGGACACCAACGACCACTTCCTGGCCAACATCCAGAAGAACGGCACCTACTCGGTGGTGCCGCGGATGCCCGGCGGCGAATGCACGCCCGAACAGCTCATCGTCATCGGTGAGGTGGCCCGCGACTTCGGCCTCTACACGAAGGTCACCGGCGGTCAGCGCATCGACCTGTTCGGCGCCCGCGTCGAGCAGCTGCCCGCGATCTGGAAGCGTCTCGTCGACGCCGGCATGGAGTCGGGCCAGGCGTACGGCAAGTCGCTGCGCACCGTGAAGAGCTGCGTCGGATCCACCTGGTGCCGGTACGGCGTGCAGGACTCCGTGGGTATGGCGGTCGACCTGGAGAACCGGTACCGCGGTCTGCGGTCCCCGCACAAGATCAAGTTCGGTGTGTCGGGCTGTGCCCGCGAATGCGCCGAGGCACGCGGCAAGGACGTCGGCGTCATCGCCACCGAGAACGGCTGGAACCTGTACGTCGGCGGTAACGGCGGCCAGTCCCCGAAGCACGCCCAGCTGCTCGCGGGCGGGCTCGACGACGAGACCCTGATCCGCTACATCGACCGGTACCTGATGTTCTACATCCGCACCGCCGACCGGCTCCAGCGCACCGCGCCGTGGGTCGACTCGCTGGACGGCGGACTCGACCACCTCAAGGCCGTGGTGTGCGAGGACAGCCTGGGCATCGCCGCCGAGCTCGAGGCGGCCATGGCCAAGCACGTTCTCGGTTACAAGGACGAATGGGCGGGTGTGCTCGAGGACCCGGAGAAGCTGTCGCGGTTCGTGTCGTTCGTCAACGCACCCGACGAGGCCGATCCGACCGTCGCGTTCGACGACACGGGTGTCCGGAAGGTCCCGGTGCTGATGGGAATGCCGAAATTCGCAGCTTCTACATCGGAGTAA
- a CDS encoding CynX/NimT family MFS transporter translates to MISLVTLLRGRLLVFCAIAMSALVLRLAVTSFTPLASQIREDIGFSPTVVGVFGMVPTAMFALFGLGTPLIAKRWGLERTALVAMVMAGVGMLTRALMSDTWSLLALSALALAGMGIGNVVIPPLVKRYFSDRLAVMSSVYIVGVQIGTIAPAFVAVPLAEAFGWRFSIGVWALLGFAAALPWILLLSRERRRTVVVAAEPPAGVQAERPHGKAWRSPVGWGMAGMFGMTSMITYSMFTWIPDILSDAGASEAFGGAMVGLFSFMGLVAAFGAPTLCARMRNPFPIVIGCAVCYLVAFSGLLFAPMSAPILWIVLLGLGPSTFPMSLTLINLRTRSHLGSATLSGFTQGVGYAVACLGPLLFGVFHDASGGWTVSFGFLTVGVVILLIAAFQACKPRMLEDSWHVESEPVDALRHV, encoded by the coding sequence ATGATTTCTCTCGTGACTCTTCTACGCGGCCGCCTCCTTGTCTTCTGCGCGATCGCCATGTCGGCTCTCGTACTGAGACTTGCGGTGACCTCGTTCACCCCGCTGGCCTCGCAGATCCGGGAGGACATCGGATTCTCGCCCACCGTGGTGGGAGTGTTCGGGATGGTGCCGACGGCGATGTTCGCGCTGTTCGGCCTGGGAACGCCGCTCATCGCCAAGCGGTGGGGTCTGGAGCGGACCGCGCTGGTGGCGATGGTGATGGCCGGAGTCGGCATGCTCACGAGGGCGCTGATGAGCGACACCTGGTCGTTGCTGGCGCTGTCGGCGCTCGCGCTGGCCGGCATGGGAATCGGCAACGTGGTGATTCCGCCGCTGGTCAAGCGGTACTTCTCCGACCGGCTGGCCGTGATGAGTTCGGTGTACATCGTCGGGGTGCAGATCGGCACCATCGCACCGGCCTTCGTGGCCGTCCCGCTCGCCGAGGCGTTCGGCTGGCGCTTCTCGATCGGAGTCTGGGCGCTCCTCGGTTTCGCCGCGGCGCTGCCGTGGATCCTCCTGCTCTCCCGGGAACGACGTCGCACCGTGGTCGTCGCGGCGGAACCGCCGGCGGGTGTGCAGGCCGAACGCCCGCACGGGAAGGCCTGGCGGTCGCCCGTCGGCTGGGGGATGGCCGGCATGTTCGGAATGACGTCGATGATCACGTACTCGATGTTCACCTGGATTCCCGACATCCTCTCCGACGCCGGGGCGAGCGAGGCGTTCGGCGGCGCCATGGTGGGACTGTTCTCGTTCATGGGTCTCGTCGCCGCGTTCGGCGCCCCCACGCTGTGCGCCCGCATGCGCAACCCGTTCCCGATCGTGATCGGATGCGCGGTCTGCTACCTGGTCGCCTTCAGCGGACTGCTGTTCGCCCCGATGAGCGCGCCGATCCTGTGGATCGTGCTGCTCGGTCTCGGACCGAGCACGTTCCCCATGTCTCTGACGCTCATCAATCTCCGCACGCGCAGCCACCTCGGCTCGGCGACGCTGTCCGGTTTCACCCAGGGTGTGGGCTACGCCGTCGCGTGCCTGGGACCGCTGCTGTTCGGGGTGTTCCACGACGCCTCCGGCGGATGGACCGTATCGTTCGGATTCCTGACGGTCGGCGTGGTGATCCTGCTCATAGCGGCGTTCCAGGCGTGCAAGCCGCGGATGCTCGAGGACAGCTGGCACGTCGAATCCGAGCCTGTGGACGCTCTTCGACACGTCTAG